Proteins encoded within one genomic window of Triticum aestivum cultivar Chinese Spring chromosome 2D, IWGSC CS RefSeq v2.1, whole genome shotgun sequence:
- the LOC123049556 gene encoding uncharacterized protein: MGLSPSKRVDAALRRAPAFAAGCDAAFDRCLADAQHAFSGVRPYQLADASAHLHSALRGSLPIVRRWVPSPPPRVRVDSALRVSGLEGAAELSRDQFGEFAAELFREAVLAGAAEAALVRAPAGAAGILGVAIVSRAGAGAAGKLVAVYTAGVAAAVYLSLG, from the coding sequence ATGGGCCTGAGCCCCTCGAAGCGCGTGGACGCGGCGCTCCGGCGGGCGCCGGCGTTCGCCGCCGGCTGCGACGCCGCCTTCGACCGCTGCCTCGCCGACGCCCAGCACGCCTTCTCCGGCGTCCGCCCCTACCAGCTCGCGGACGCGTCCGCGCACCTCCACTCGGCCCTGcggggctccctccctatcgtccGCCGCTGggtgccctcgccgccgccgcgcgtgCGCGTAGACTCTGCGCTACGTGTCTCTGGCTTGGAAGGCGCTGCCGAGCTCTCGCGGGATCAGTTCGGGGAGTTCGCGGCCGAGCTGTTCAGGGAGGCCGTGCTCGCCGGCGCGGCCGAGGCGGCGCTCGTCCGTGCCCCGGCCGGCGCGGCCGGGATCCTCGGGGTGGCCATCGTctcccgcgccggcgccggcgcggctGGGAAGTTGGTCGCTGTCTACACCGCCGGCGTCGCCGCCGCTGTTTACCTCAGCTTGGGCTAG